In the genome of Xenopus laevis strain J_2021 chromosome 1S, Xenopus_laevis_v10.1, whole genome shotgun sequence, one region contains:
- the ttc5.S gene encoding tetratricopeptide repeat protein 5 isoform X2: MAVTSQLPECHCILATRHKLWQRGVRTQKQKSRRDCRNLLTIFIHSETTILRRTVWKMLLGSNMMLKRKWKKPLHRWTRLMCKNKVSLRNLSMVMRQQRSQDSEENSRNIMDSVKEAKQAVQMDPQDGTSWYILGNAYLSLFFCTGQNPKISQQALNAYVQAERVDKTASSNPDLHLNRATLCKYEERFEGALEGFSQAAALEPSWTEPVMREQQLLDYLGKLCGLLSNKGKIRGKRLQNMLSSLTPSLLGHFGGSGGLEFKPLSSLEPGRNPGCVVLGRVVFSLMPEERVPFTFGLVDAEGTCYAVMVYNMVESWGVLIADSVTIPDPQLKQHNIKHKGQMFSFQSIRVDSPVQLLVNGKPQGPSTQASAIVAYRPQSD, from the exons ATGGCTGTGACATCACAACTTCCTGAATGCCACTGCATTCTAGCAACAAGGCACAAACTATGGCAGAGGGGAGTGCGGACACAGAAGCAGAAATCCAGAAGAGATTGCAG GAACTTGTTGACCATCTTTATACATTCCGAGACCACTATTTTGAGACGCACAGTGTGGAAGATGCTGCTAGGAAGCAATATGATGTTGAAAAGGAAATGGAAAAAACCATTGCACAGATGGACGAGATTGATG tgcaaaaataagGTTTCTTTGCGTAACTTGTCCATGGTGATGCGACAGCAGCGATCACAGGATTCTGAGGAAAATAGTAGAAACATAATGGACAGTGTGAAAGAAGCAAAGCAAGCTGTACAAATGGACCCACAAGATGGGACTTCCTGGT ACATCCTCGGTAATGCTTACCTCTCGCTTTTCTTCTGCACTGGACAGAATCCTAAAATCTCTCAGCAGGCTTTGAATGCATATGTGCAGGCA GAAAGAGTTGACAAGACGGCATCCAGCAATCCAGATCTGCATCTCAACCGAGCAACA CTATGTAAGTATGAAGAGAGATTTGAAGGAGCATTAGAAGGCTTTTCACAAGCTGCCGCTTTAGAACCTTCATGGACTGAGCCAGTCATGAGAGAACAGCAACTGCTTGATTACCTGGGTAAACTGTGTGGCCTTCTATCCAACAAG GGCAAGATACGAGGGAAGaggctgcagaatatgttgagtAGCCTGACTCCTTCTCTTCTTGGTCATTTTGGTGGCTCTGGAGGGTTAGAGTTTAAACCACTGAGTTCTTTGGAGCCAGGCAGGAACCCTGGCTGTGTAGTGTTGGGGAGAGTTGTATTCAGCCTTATGCCTGAGGAACGAGTGCCATT CACTTTTGGGCTAGTAGATGCAGAGGGCACCTGTTATGCAGTAATGGTTTATAACATGGTAGAGAGTTGGGGTGTCCTCATTGCAGATTCTGTGACCATTCCTGATCCTCAATTGAAGCAGCATAATATAAAGCATAAAGGCCAG ATGTTTTCATTCCAAAGTATACGTGTTGACTCCCCTGTCCAGTTATTAGTCAATGGCAAGCCACAGGGACCTAGCACACAAGCCAGTGCAATAGTCGCTTACAGGCCTCAGAGTGATTGA
- the LOC108707040 gene encoding mast cell protease 1A, whose translation MRMDSVSFVFLAFFIQYTIADGIIKGKEVCPHSKPYMAFLNITSYDKQEVRCGGILISENFVLTAAHCKGSKIVVTLGAHNIDEREESQQKIDVCEQIQHPLYKNDDSKDIMLLKLRRKAVPNQHVLPIRLSQSGPKLKTGDLCNVAGWGRINKFNYRMASKLQELDMKVVAPDECTKAFPNYNTKELICAQNFTEPKSSCWGDSGGPLFCDQYLHGLVYGGKGDCGGPRLFTSVFSYIKWINSSLKKPKCKIESY comes from the exons ATGAGAATGGACTCTGTATCATTTGTATTCCTGGCTTTCTTCATCCAGTACACTATAGCAG ATGGCATTATAAAAGGAAAAGAAGTTTGTCCACATTCTAAACCCTACATGGCATTTCTCAATATCACCAGTTATGACAAACAAGAAGTTCGATGTGGTGGAATCCTGATAAGTGAAAACTTTGTCTTGACAGCAGCACATTGCAAAGGATC CAAAATTGTTGTGACATTGGGAGCTCATAATATTGATGAGAGGGAAGAATCACAGCAGAAGATAGATGTCTGTGAGCAAATTCAGCACCCGTTGTACAAAAACGATGACAGCAAAGACATTATGCTGCTTAAG CTGAGGAGGAAAGCAGTGCCAAATCAACATGTGTTGCCTATACGGCTCAGCCAAAGTGGACCAAAACTAAAGACTGGAGATCTTTGCAATGTTGCTGGATGGGGTCGAATTAATAAATTCAATTACAGGATGGCTTCAAAACTGCAGGAACTTGACATGAAAGTAGTTGCTCCAGATGAGTGTACTAAAGCTTTCCCAAACTACAATACGAAAGAATTAATCTGTGCTCAGAACTTTACAGAACCAAAATCTTCCTGTTGG GGTGATTCTGGTGGACCTCTCTTTTGTGACCAGTATCTTCATGGGCTTGTTTATGGTGGTAAAGGAGACTGCGGTGGCCCTCGCCTTTTCACCAGTGTTTTCTCTTATATTAAGTGGATCAATAGCTCCCTAAAAAAACCAAAGTGCAAGATAGAAAGCTACTGA
- the ttc5.S gene encoding tetratricopeptide repeat protein 5 isoform X1: MPLHSSNKAQTMAEGSADTEAEIQKRLQELVDHLYTFRDHYFETHSVEDAARKQYDVEKEMEKTIAQMDEIDDTWKSKAFFLMLRGKALNVTPNHSQEAEDALSKAVKLDPGLVEGWNQLGEVYWKKMDVAAAKTCFLGALNHCKNKVSLRNLSMVMRQQRSQDSEENSRNIMDSVKEAKQAVQMDPQDGTSWYILGNAYLSLFFCTGQNPKISQQALNAYVQAERVDKTASSNPDLHLNRATLCKYEERFEGALEGFSQAAALEPSWTEPVMREQQLLDYLGKLCGLLSNKGKIRGKRLQNMLSSLTPSLLGHFGGSGGLEFKPLSSLEPGRNPGCVVLGRVVFSLMPEERVPFTFGLVDAEGTCYAVMVYNMVESWGVLIADSVTIPDPQLKQHNIKHKGQMFSFQSIRVDSPVQLLVNGKPQGPSTQASAIVAYRPQSD, encoded by the exons ATGCCACTGCATTCTAGCAACAAGGCACAAACTATGGCAGAGGGGAGTGCGGACACAGAAGCAGAAATCCAGAAGAGATTGCAG GAACTTGTTGACCATCTTTATACATTCCGAGACCACTATTTTGAGACGCACAGTGTGGAAGATGCTGCTAGGAAGCAATATGATGTTGAAAAGGAAATGGAAAAAACCATTGCACAGATGGACGAGATTGATG atacCTGGAAGAGTAAAGCTTTCTTTTTAATGCTTCGAGGAAAGGCCTTAAATGTCACTCCGAATCATAGCCAAGAGGCAGAGGATGCACTATCTAAGGCAGTAAAATTGGATCCTGGACTTGTAGAAGGTTGGAATCAGCTGGGAGAGGTGTATTGGAAGAAAATGGATGTGGCAGCtgctaaaacatgttttttgggaGCACTGAATCAC tgcaaaaataagGTTTCTTTGCGTAACTTGTCCATGGTGATGCGACAGCAGCGATCACAGGATTCTGAGGAAAATAGTAGAAACATAATGGACAGTGTGAAAGAAGCAAAGCAAGCTGTACAAATGGACCCACAAGATGGGACTTCCTGGT ACATCCTCGGTAATGCTTACCTCTCGCTTTTCTTCTGCACTGGACAGAATCCTAAAATCTCTCAGCAGGCTTTGAATGCATATGTGCAGGCA GAAAGAGTTGACAAGACGGCATCCAGCAATCCAGATCTGCATCTCAACCGAGCAACA CTATGTAAGTATGAAGAGAGATTTGAAGGAGCATTAGAAGGCTTTTCACAAGCTGCCGCTTTAGAACCTTCATGGACTGAGCCAGTCATGAGAGAACAGCAACTGCTTGATTACCTGGGTAAACTGTGTGGCCTTCTATCCAACAAG GGCAAGATACGAGGGAAGaggctgcagaatatgttgagtAGCCTGACTCCTTCTCTTCTTGGTCATTTTGGTGGCTCTGGAGGGTTAGAGTTTAAACCACTGAGTTCTTTGGAGCCAGGCAGGAACCCTGGCTGTGTAGTGTTGGGGAGAGTTGTATTCAGCCTTATGCCTGAGGAACGAGTGCCATT CACTTTTGGGCTAGTAGATGCAGAGGGCACCTGTTATGCAGTAATGGTTTATAACATGGTAGAGAGTTGGGGTGTCCTCATTGCAGATTCTGTGACCATTCCTGATCCTCAATTGAAGCAGCATAATATAAAGCATAAAGGCCAG ATGTTTTCATTCCAAAGTATACGTGTTGACTCCCCTGTCCAGTTATTAGTCAATGGCAAGCCACAGGGACCTAGCACACAAGCCAGTGCAATAGTCGCTTACAGGCCTCAGAGTGATTGA